A window from Gemmatimonadales bacterium encodes these proteins:
- a CDS encoding glycosyltransferase, whose translation MRILHLAKYYWPRSGGMERVVQSLAEGAANLGHQVEVVAVESRGRAGSQGRQRSAVTRAFSFAALGTQEIAPGYIAAAWKRADIIHVHHPHPLADVACLLRARRTPVVVTQHADSRHSAYRPLTRLVLRRAAAVVVPSRAHLALSSELQGYESKVEVIPFGIDQTRWEMVPPPPPGGTPRAIFIGRLLAYKGLDILLRALERVPGLRLDIVGSGPEGPRLRTLAQALEITERVRWYGEHPDEDLPRRMADADFLVLPSVTVEEMFGLVVLEAMAAGRPVITTALPSAVREVNVPGVTGLEVPLRDVSALAQALETLGGDAGRRRAMGEAGRKRVHERFTQAAMAERHIELYERIRAGRR comes from the coding sequence CTCGCCGAGGGCGCGGCGAACCTGGGCCACCAAGTCGAGGTGGTCGCGGTCGAGAGCCGGGGCCGCGCCGGCAGTCAGGGCCGGCAGCGCTCCGCGGTGACCCGGGCCTTCTCCTTCGCTGCCCTGGGCACGCAGGAGATCGCCCCTGGATACATCGCCGCGGCGTGGAAGCGGGCCGACATCATCCACGTCCACCATCCTCACCCGCTGGCCGACGTGGCCTGCCTGCTTCGGGCCCGGCGCACTCCGGTGGTGGTCACCCAGCACGCCGACTCCCGCCACTCCGCGTACCGCCCGCTCACCCGCCTGGTGCTCCGCCGCGCGGCAGCGGTCGTGGTCCCCAGCCGAGCCCACCTGGCGCTCTCCAGCGAGCTGCAGGGCTACGAGAGCAAGGTAGAGGTCATCCCCTTCGGTATCGACCAGACCCGCTGGGAGATGGTACCACCACCGCCGCCGGGGGGAACGCCCCGGGCCATCTTCATCGGACGCCTCCTGGCGTACAAGGGACTGGACATCCTGCTGCGGGCGCTCGAGCGGGTGCCGGGCCTGCGGCTGGACATCGTGGGCTCGGGGCCGGAGGGGCCCAGGCTCCGCACCCTGGCGCAGGCGCTGGAGATCACCGAGCGGGTGCGCTGGTACGGCGAGCATCCCGATGAGGACCTGCCCCGCCGGATGGCGGATGCGGACTTCCTGGTGCTCCCATCGGTCACTGTCGAGGAGATGTTCGGCCTCGTGGTGCTCGAGGCCATGGCCGCCGGCCGGCCGGTGATCACCACGGCACTGCCCAGCGCCGTGCGCGAGGTCAATGTCCCCGGGGTCACCGGACTGGAGGTGCCGCTCCGCGACGTGTCCGCGCTGGCCCAGGCTCTGGAGACCCTCGGCGGGGACGCCGGCCGGCGCCGGGCGATGGGGGAGGCCGGCCGCAAGCGGGTGCACGAGCGGTTCACCCAGGCCGCCATGGCGGAGCGCCATATCGAGCTGTACGAGCGGATCCGAGCCGGCCGGCGGTAG